From the genome of Verrucomicrobiia bacterium, one region includes:
- a CDS encoding response regulator — translation MSAEAHAMKHVLFVDDDQVVLRLYQQALSQRGLRVQAAADGLAAIQSLRVNPPDLVVLDLMMPKFSGVDVLKFIRSTPALKELPVIVLSNSYMSELAEQAVAVGVQQALLKTRCTPNHLAGVIDGLLVKKQPAPAPEPPTPQSDATPAPPAAAAEETKSPELNIQAARLNLFANALKIRAELHSLGIAFAQAQNDTERGVRLQNLCRRVHFLTASAALAECHQIALLTSAFEALLFEMMQRPDVINASVRRTVAFTVDFLGLLLERAQHIDVTTPVTPQVLVVDDDPLANRLISAALERGRLSARTTENPAAGLEWAQQIHFDLFLLDVEMPDLNGFELCKQIRALPGYARTPVIFVTSHADFEHRSQSILSGGNDLISKPVLPIELTVKAITHLLRSNLEAHSATS, via the coding sequence ATGAGCGCCGAAGCCCACGCCATGAAGCACGTGTTGTTCGTCGATGACGATCAGGTCGTGCTGCGGCTTTACCAACAGGCGCTCTCCCAACGCGGTCTGCGCGTGCAGGCGGCCGCCGACGGACTGGCTGCCATTCAATCGCTCCGCGTCAATCCGCCCGACCTGGTCGTGCTGGATTTGATGATGCCGAAATTCTCCGGCGTGGACGTGCTGAAGTTCATCCGCTCCACGCCCGCCTTGAAGGAACTGCCCGTCATCGTGCTCTCCAACTCCTACATGAGCGAGCTGGCTGAACAGGCGGTGGCCGTCGGCGTCCAGCAGGCCCTGCTGAAAACACGTTGCACGCCAAACCACCTCGCGGGCGTCATCGACGGCCTGCTGGTCAAAAAGCAGCCCGCGCCGGCGCCCGAACCCCCGACACCCCAAAGCGACGCAACGCCCGCGCCGCCAGCCGCCGCAGCCGAGGAGACCAAATCCCCCGAGCTGAACATCCAGGCCGCGCGCCTCAACCTGTTTGCCAACGCGCTCAAGATCCGGGCGGAACTGCATTCGCTCGGGATCGCGTTCGCCCAGGCACAAAACGACACGGAACGCGGCGTCCGCCTCCAGAACCTCTGCCGACGCGTCCATTTCCTCACCGCCTCCGCGGCCCTGGCCGAATGCCACCAGATCGCCCTGCTCACCAGCGCGTTTGAGGCGCTGTTGTTCGAGATGATGCAGCGGCCCGACGTCATCAATGCCTCGGTGCGACGCACGGTGGCGTTCACGGTGGATTTTCTGGGCCTGCTGCTGGAGCGCGCCCAGCACATTGACGTCACAACGCCCGTCACGCCGCAGGTGCTCGTGGTGGATGACGACCCGCTCGCAAACCGCCTGATCAGCGCCGCGCTGGAACGCGGCCGGCTCTCGGCGCGCACCACGGAAAACCCCGCCGCCGGGCTCGAATGGGCGCAGCAAATCCATTTCGACCTCTTCCTGCTCGACGTGGAAATGCCCGACTTGAACGGGTTCGAGCTGTGCAAACAAATCCGCGCCCTTCCGGGCTATGCGCGCACGCCCGTCATCTTCGTGACGAGTCACGCGGATTTTGAACATCGCTCGCAAAGCATTCTCAGCGGCGGCAACGATCTGATTTCCAAACCCGTCCTGCCCATCGAACTGACCGTCAAGGCGATCACGCATCTGCTCCGCAGCAATCTCGAAGCACACAGTGCGACGAGTTGA
- the nikR gene encoding nickel-responsive transcriptional regulator NikR, whose translation MKKKSVSRLSISLPPSLLEQLDAMAGEKGYTNRSLAVADMIRAHLVEHRQKFGREEIAGTITLVYDHHKQHVQEALTDIQHDHHDLIISTLHVHLDHHNCLEVLIVRGKAALIKKIADELIAAKGVKHGKLTVTSTGKDLPT comes from the coding sequence ATGAAGAAGAAATCCGTGTCGCGCTTGAGCATTTCCCTGCCGCCGTCGTTGCTCGAACAACTGGACGCGATGGCCGGAGAGAAGGGCTACACGAATCGTTCGCTGGCCGTGGCCGACATGATTCGCGCCCATCTGGTTGAGCACCGGCAGAAGTTCGGCCGGGAGGAAATCGCCGGGACGATTACGCTGGTCTATGACCATCACAAGCAGCACGTCCAGGAGGCGCTCACGGACATCCAGCACGACCATCACGACCTCATCATTTCGACGTTGCATGTGCATCTTGACCACCACAACTGTCTGGAAGTGCTGATCGTGCGGGGCAAGGCGGCGCTGATTAAAAAGATCGCGGACGAACTTATCGCCGCGAAGGGTGTGAAGCACGGCAAACTGACGGTGACTTCGACGGGCAAGGATTTGCCGACGTGA
- the cbiQ gene encoding cobalt ECF transporter T component CbiQ produces the protein MRLLTHQHGHPHSPVHRLPAEIKLGTGLVLITLTVLLPPGVAWLLFTAGLLALTIGLSRLSPWFLVKRLLLLAPFVLGVVVVNAFQPAYRAHWPLLLLRSGLCLLTVIVVSNTTPFSEVLRVLRRLRVPALLITTIALMHRYLFVLSEEAERMRRARASRTFTRRRSWQWPALASVAGQLFIRASERAERIYAAMCARGMK, from the coding sequence ATGAGACTCCTGACGCACCAGCACGGGCATCCGCACAGCCCGGTTCACCGGCTGCCCGCCGAAATCAAGCTGGGCACCGGGCTGGTGCTGATCACGCTCACGGTGCTGCTGCCGCCGGGGGTGGCCTGGCTTCTGTTCACCGCGGGGCTGCTGGCGTTGACGATTGGCTTGAGCCGCCTTTCCCCGTGGTTTTTGGTGAAACGGCTGCTGCTCCTCGCCCCGTTCGTTTTGGGCGTCGTGGTGGTCAATGCGTTCCAACCCGCCTACCGCGCGCACTGGCCGCTGCTCCTCCTGCGCAGCGGGCTTTGCCTGCTCACGGTCATCGTCGTGTCGAATACGACGCCGTTCAGCGAAGTGCTGCGCGTGCTGCGGCGCCTGCGCGTGCCCGCGCTGCTGATCACCACCATCGCGCTGATGCATCGCTACCTGTTTGTGCTCAGCGAAGAGGCCGAACGCATGCGCCGCGCCCGGGCCAGCCGCACCTTCACGCGCCGCCGTAGCTGGCAATGGCCCGCGCTGGCGTCGGTGGCGGGACAGTTGTTCATCCGCGCGTCGGAACGCGCCGAGCGCATCTACGCCGCCATGTGTGCCCGGGGAATGAAATGA
- the galE gene encoding UDP-glucose 4-epimerase GalE, with translation MKVFVTGGAGYIGSVCVEELLNKGHTVTVYDDLSEGHRSAVDPRAAFIHARPNEAGNIAAAVGSVRPDAILHFAAYALVGESMTNPGKYFRNNVYNALQLADAAVEFGVKKFVFSSTCATYGPPDRVPMTEDLPQRPINPYGESKLMFEKILLWYQQIHRLEFIAFRYFNAAGASETFGEHHRIETHLIPNVLKVALGQAKQCEIYGTDYPTPDGTCIRDYIHVRDLAQAHILGLAPGKAGFFNLGNGDGYSVRQVIQTCEKITGKPIPAVEKPRRPGDPPRLVASATKAFTELGWKPQFPKIEDIIATAWAWHVKHPNGYPD, from the coding sequence ATGAAGGTATTCGTCACCGGTGGCGCCGGCTATATCGGTTCGGTTTGTGTGGAGGAATTGCTCAACAAGGGACACACCGTCACGGTTTATGACGACCTGTCCGAGGGACATCGCTCCGCCGTGGATCCGCGGGCGGCGTTCATTCACGCGCGCCCGAATGAGGCCGGCAACATTGCGGCCGCCGTCGGCTCCGTGCGACCCGATGCCATCCTGCACTTCGCGGCTTACGCGCTGGTCGGCGAATCCATGACGAACCCGGGGAAATATTTCCGGAACAACGTCTATAACGCCCTCCAGCTGGCCGACGCCGCCGTCGAGTTTGGCGTCAAGAAGTTCGTCTTCAGCTCCACCTGCGCCACCTACGGTCCACCGGACCGCGTGCCGATGACGGAGGATTTGCCGCAACGCCCGATCAATCCCTACGGCGAATCAAAGCTGATGTTTGAAAAAATCCTGCTGTGGTATCAGCAGATTCACCGGCTGGAGTTCATTGCATTCCGCTACTTCAACGCCGCCGGCGCGAGCGAAACGTTTGGCGAACACCACCGCATCGAGACACACCTCATCCCGAACGTCCTCAAGGTCGCGCTCGGCCAGGCGAAACAATGCGAAATTTACGGCACGGATTACCCGACGCCGGACGGCACCTGCATTCGCGACTACATCCACGTGCGCGATCTCGCGCAGGCGCACATCCTGGGCCTGGCGCCCGGGAAGGCGGGCTTTTTCAATCTCGGCAACGGCGATGGCTACTCGGTCCGGCAGGTAATTCAGACCTGCGAGAAAATCACCGGCAAACCCATCCCCGCCGTTGAAAAACCCCGGCGACCCGGCGATCCGCCCAGGCTCGTTGCCTCCGCCACCAAGGCGTTCACCGAACTGGGCTGGAAACCGCAGTTTCCGAAAATCGAGGACATCATTGCCACGGCCTGGGCCTGGCATGTGAAGCATCCCAACGGCTATCCGGACTAA
- a CDS encoding energy-coupling factor ABC transporter permease codes for MHIPDGFLDGKTVAVTATLAAVGVGLALSRVRRTLPQRKIPLLGLSAAFLFAAQMLNFPVLAGTSGHLIGGVLVAALLGPGAAVVVVTTVLIVQCFLFQDGGVLALGANVLNMALVGAGGGWAVHRVVSGLLPGERGRVAAVAFAGWLSTVLAAMTCAGELAWSGRVHWKTAFTAMAGIHLLIGLGEGLISALVFAAIQRTRPEILDAGNTTDGNQRWGEFVRYGFLAALGLALFVAPFACPWPDGLETVAAKLGLAPVTTEPQLPALAPDYAFPGVHSAPVATALAGAVGSVIVFALALLLARVLVPKRTEIAPAPRHQS; via the coding sequence ATGCACATTCCCGATGGATTCCTGGACGGCAAAACGGTGGCGGTCACGGCGACGCTCGCCGCCGTCGGCGTTGGCCTCGCGTTAAGCCGCGTCCGCCGCACCCTGCCGCAACGGAAGATTCCCCTGCTCGGACTGTCCGCGGCCTTTCTGTTTGCGGCCCAGATGCTGAACTTTCCCGTTCTGGCAGGCACCTCGGGGCATCTCATCGGCGGCGTGCTCGTCGCCGCGTTGCTCGGTCCGGGCGCCGCGGTGGTGGTTGTGACCACGGTGCTCATCGTGCAATGCTTTTTGTTTCAAGATGGAGGCGTGCTGGCCCTCGGCGCCAACGTGCTGAACATGGCGCTCGTCGGCGCGGGCGGCGGCTGGGCGGTCCATCGCGTCGTGAGCGGACTCCTGCCCGGCGAGCGCGGACGCGTGGCGGCAGTGGCCTTTGCGGGCTGGCTGTCCACCGTGCTGGCCGCGATGACCTGCGCTGGCGAACTCGCGTGGTCCGGCCGGGTGCACTGGAAAACCGCCTTCACCGCGATGGCAGGCATTCATCTGCTGATTGGTCTGGGTGAAGGGCTGATCAGCGCGCTGGTGTTTGCCGCCATCCAACGCACACGGCCCGAAATCCTGGACGCCGGGAACACCACGGACGGCAACCAGCGCTGGGGCGAATTCGTGCGCTATGGATTCCTGGCGGCGCTCGGGCTGGCGCTGTTCGTCGCGCCGTTCGCCTGTCCGTGGCCCGACGGGCTGGAGACTGTGGCGGCCAAGCTGGGACTTGCCCCGGTCACAACGGAACCGCAACTGCCCGCGCTGGCACCGGACTACGCCTTTCCGGGCGTTCACTCGGCGCCGGTGGCCACCGCGCTTGCCGGCGCGGTGGGTTCCGTGATTGTCTTTGCGCTGGCACTGCTGCTGGCGCGCGTTCTGGTTCCAAAACGAACGGAAATCGCACCCGCCCCGCGCCATCAATCATGA